The candidate division KSB1 bacterium sequence GCCGGTCGAGGTGGCCAGCCTGGCCGAGGCAGCCTACGAGGCCTACCGAATTACGGGAGAGAAGCGCTGGTTCGAGCGCATTCGCTTGGCCTTCCGCTGGTTCCTCGGCGACAACGACGTGAACGAAATGCTCTACGACTTTGCTACGGGAGGCTGCCGCGACGGCCTCCAGCCCGCAGGCGTAAACCAGAACCAAGGTGCGGAATCCACGCTGGCCTGGCTCATCGTGCTGCACCTGATGCACGAGGTTGCTCAGGACCGCACCGTGCGCTCGGAGATCGAAACGGAGGCGGCCAGAGGGGTGTGAGTTTCGGGAGGAAGGCCGTTGTCCGGGGGTGAGCCAGACCAGTTTCTTTTTGCCGCCGCGGGGCGCCGTTTGTATATTGGCGGGAGGTCAAGGCGGAGGAGAAAGTGCTGGCCAGATCCATGGACGCGCACGTGGTGGTTATTCACTACGACGAGATCGGGCTCAAGGGGGGTAACCGCCGGCAATTTGAGGAATCCCTTCTTCGCAATCTGAAGCAACTCTGCCGTCCTGCCGTAGGCAAGGTGGAGCGGGAGTACGGGTATCTGGTCGCAGAACTCGAGGAGGGGGCGGACCTGGCCCAGCTCCGGCGGCGTCTGGAGCTCATCCCCGGTATCGCCAACTTCATGTTTGCCGTGCCAGTGGCCCTCGATCCGGAGGCCATCGCAGAGGCCGCTGTACGCCTGGCTGGCCAATCCACCTTTGAGACTTTCAAGGTGCAGGCTCGGAGGTCCAACAAGCAATTCCCGCTGGACTCGCTGGAATTGAATCGTCTGATCGGCGCGGCGATTTTGGAGAAGGTGGGCGGCAAGGTCCGGTTGGAGGAGCCCGACCTTACTGTGCACGTAGAGATTGGCTTCCGCGAGGCGTACATCGGGGTTGAGCGCTACCGCGGTGTGGGCGGGCTGCCGGTAGGCACGGCTGGCAAGCTGATGGCCCTCGTGTCCGGAGGCATCGATAGCCCGGTGGCGGCCCACCTCATGATGCGGCGCGGCGTCAAGGTAGACGTGGC is a genomic window containing:
- the thiI gene encoding tRNA 4-thiouridine(8) synthase ThiI, encoding MLARSMDAHVVVIHYDEIGLKGGNRRQFEESLLRNLKQLCRPAVGKVEREYGYLVAELEEGADLAQLRRRLELIPGIANFMFAVPVALDPEAIAEAAVRLAGQSTFETFKVQARRSNKQFPLDSLELNRLIGAAILEKVGGKVRLEEPDLTVHVEIGFREAYIGVERYRGVGGLPVGTAGKLMALVSGGIDSPVAAHLMMRRGVKVDVAHFQNETQVRTEVETKIQDLCRVLAGSQGPTTLYIVPFADLQFQIIASVPAKLRMIVYRRFMLRIATELARSEGAKGLIVGDSLSQVASQTLDNLHVTYAATPLNVYAPLMGLNKNETIELAKRIGTYEISIRPYGDCCTFLVSEHPETHARLEVVEAVESRLDVEGLVRKAVTQARRQIIDPEPLSPADVRSE